The following proteins are co-located in the Polymorphospora rubra genome:
- a CDS encoding NUDIX hydrolase — protein sequence MDRRRRIAAYGVCRAPDGRLLLVRASAATDRPGVWQVPGGGIGHGEHPADAVVREFAEETGLTVEVGGLRAVVADVQTGPDAAVHTDRIVYDVTPLGGTPREATAGTSDHVEWVEPGRLAGLPLMPFTAELFGRPVEPVPADRTVPSTAGTGHGTVTPAGGDRPARGQRFAAYGLVTDPAGRVLLTLIAPGFPGAGSWHLPGGGTDHGEQPVAALLRELAEEADQVGRVTALLDVSHRRNPAALGPEGYPIDWHAVRAIFRVVVDAPTAARVTEAAGGSTADAAWFPSAEAAGLPLTDVAAAVLPRLAP from the coding sequence GTGGATCGTCGGCGACGGATCGCGGCGTACGGCGTCTGCCGGGCCCCCGACGGCCGGCTGTTGCTGGTCAGAGCATCAGCGGCGACCGACCGCCCCGGCGTCTGGCAGGTGCCCGGTGGCGGCATCGGGCACGGTGAGCACCCGGCCGACGCCGTCGTTCGCGAGTTCGCCGAGGAAACCGGTCTCACCGTCGAGGTAGGCGGCCTGCGGGCCGTGGTCGCCGATGTGCAGACCGGTCCGGACGCCGCCGTGCACACCGACCGGATCGTCTACGACGTCACCCCGCTGGGCGGAACGCCGCGCGAGGCCACGGCCGGGACCAGCGACCACGTCGAGTGGGTCGAGCCCGGGCGGCTGGCCGGGCTGCCGCTGATGCCGTTCACCGCCGAACTGTTCGGTCGCCCGGTCGAGCCGGTGCCCGCCGACCGCACGGTGCCGTCGACCGCCGGAACCGGGCACGGGACGGTGACCCCGGCGGGTGGCGACCGGCCGGCACGGGGCCAGCGCTTCGCCGCGTACGGGCTGGTCACCGACCCGGCGGGGCGGGTGCTGTTGACGCTGATCGCACCCGGCTTCCCCGGTGCCGGATCCTGGCACCTGCCCGGCGGCGGCACCGACCACGGCGAGCAACCCGTCGCCGCGCTGCTGCGCGAACTCGCCGAGGAAGCCGACCAGGTCGGCCGGGTCACCGCGTTGCTCGACGTCTCGCACCGGCGCAACCCGGCCGCGCTCGGGCCGGAGGGCTATCCGATCGACTGGCACGCCGTACGGGCGATCTTCCGGGTCGTCGTCGACGCGCCCACCGCGGCCCGCGTGACCGAGGCGGCCGGCGGATCGACGGCGGACGCTGCCTGGTTCCCGTCGGCGGAGGCGGCGGGACTGCCGCTCACCGACGTCGCCGCCGCGGTGTTGCCGCGCCTGGCCCCCTGA
- a CDS encoding NUDIX domain-containing protein, whose translation MTPALEPLRRIAAYALCADSDDRVLLVRASPRSGTPGVWSLPGGAVDHGEDPNHTVVRETAAETGLSITVTGLRDVLADMRSLPHRGVTIHTDRLIYQGSVRGGNLYDRIGQPTDLARWVTLDEAKGMPLRPFTATALGLPAEPIDLRPDEAPDFPSFYAVPGPDGLHRAQRFAAYAVATDPGGHVLLTRVSEGYPGAGCWHLPGGGTDYGEQPGAALIRELVEETGQRGRLVELLGVASHRDAASLGPEGYPIDWHGVRAFYRVAVDTPAPPTVGDVGGSTCEARWFGPQEIAELPTDRMTEVTAEAMRAVQLA comes from the coding sequence GTGACCCCCGCGCTAGAGCCGCTTCGCAGGATCGCGGCATACGCCCTCTGTGCCGATTCCGATGACCGTGTGTTGCTGGTCCGGGCCTCTCCCCGCTCGGGCACACCGGGTGTGTGGTCGCTGCCCGGCGGTGCGGTCGACCACGGTGAGGACCCCAACCACACGGTCGTCCGCGAGACGGCCGCCGAGACGGGACTCTCCATCACCGTCACCGGCCTGCGCGACGTGCTCGCCGACATGCGCTCGCTGCCGCACCGCGGCGTGACCATCCACACCGACCGGCTGATCTACCAGGGTTCGGTGCGGGGCGGAAACCTCTACGACCGGATCGGCCAGCCCACCGACCTGGCCCGCTGGGTCACCCTCGACGAGGCGAAGGGGATGCCGCTGCGACCCTTCACGGCCACCGCCCTCGGGCTGCCGGCCGAGCCGATCGACCTGCGCCCCGACGAGGCGCCCGACTTCCCGTCCTTCTACGCCGTACCCGGGCCGGACGGGCTGCACCGCGCGCAGCGCTTCGCCGCGTACGCCGTCGCGACGGACCCGGGCGGTCACGTGTTGCTCACCCGGGTCTCCGAGGGCTATCCCGGTGCCGGCTGCTGGCACCTGCCCGGCGGCGGCACCGACTACGGCGAGCAGCCCGGTGCCGCGCTCATCCGGGAACTGGTCGAGGAGACCGGCCAGCGCGGCCGGCTGGTCGAGCTCCTCGGGGTGGCGAGCCACCGCGACGCGGCCTCGCTCGGCCCCGAGGGCTATCCGATCGACTGGCACGGGGTGCGGGCCTTCTACCGGGTGGCTGTCGACACGCCCGCCCCGCCGACCGTCGGCGACGTCGGCGGCTCGACCTGCGAGGCGCGCTGGTTCGGGCCGCAGGAGATCGCCGAACTGCCCACCGACCGGATGACGGAGGTCACCGCCGAGGCGATGCGGGCCGTCCAGCTCGCCTGA
- a CDS encoding PspC domain-containing protein, with amino-acid sequence MTQPPPRQPTAHPPYKQLRRPTSDRMIAGVASGIGRYFNVDPTLVRVIFAVAGLATGGLLLLTYPVIWFLMPEEPAGAPAWPHPTGPVAGTPAAPGPYPPAEATPPNWTKVSDPPPAA; translated from the coding sequence ATGACACAACCACCTCCCCGACAGCCCACCGCCCACCCGCCCTACAAGCAACTGCGCCGGCCGACCAGCGACCGGATGATCGCCGGGGTGGCCTCCGGCATCGGCCGCTACTTCAACGTCGACCCGACCCTCGTCCGGGTGATCTTCGCCGTGGCCGGCCTCGCGACCGGCGGGCTCCTCCTGCTGACGTACCCGGTCATCTGGTTCCTGATGCCCGAGGAGCCCGCCGGTGCCCCGGCCTGGCCGCACCCGACGGGGCCCGTGGCCGGTACCCCGGCCGCGCCGGGGCCCTACCCGCCCGCCGAGGCCACCCCGCCGAACTGGACGAAGGTGTCCGACCCGCCGCCCGCGGCGTGA
- the guaA gene encoding glutamine-hydrolyzing GMP synthase: MSTPRPVLVVDFGAQYAQLIARRVREARVYSEIVPHSMPVAEMLAKDPAAIILSGGPSSVYAPGAPQVDGALFDTGVPVFGICYGFQAMAQVLGGTVARTGRSEYGGTPLTVRPQAGVLLRELPAELPVWMSHGDCVTEAPTGFTVTAESAGAPVAAFEDVAGRRAGVQFHPEVLHTAHGQTVLTRFLYDVAGIEPTWTPENIIDDQVARIRAQVGDKEVICGLSGGVDSAVAAALVHKAVGDQLTCVFVDHGLLRAGEAEQVEKDYVAATGIKLKVVDAADRFLGALDGVTDPEDKRKIIGREFIRVFEAAAREVAAAGDVEFLVQGTLYPDVVESGGGTGTANIKSHHNVGGLPDDLQFSLVEPLRTLFKDEVRTLGLQLGLPEAMVWRHPFPGPGLAIRIIGAVSRDRLEVLRAADLIAREELSAAGLDRDVWQFPVVLLADVRSVGVQGDGRTYGHPVVLRPVSSEDAMTADWSRLPYDVVARISTRITNEVPEVNRVVLDVTSKPPGTIEWE, from the coding sequence ATGAGCACGCCCCGCCCGGTCCTCGTCGTCGACTTCGGCGCCCAGTACGCCCAGTTGATCGCCCGCCGCGTCCGTGAGGCGCGGGTCTATTCGGAGATCGTCCCGCACTCGATGCCGGTGGCCGAGATGCTGGCGAAGGATCCCGCCGCGATCATCCTGTCCGGCGGCCCGTCCAGCGTCTACGCGCCGGGCGCGCCGCAGGTCGACGGCGCCCTGTTCGACACCGGCGTGCCGGTGTTCGGCATCTGCTACGGGTTCCAGGCGATGGCGCAGGTGCTCGGCGGCACCGTCGCCCGCACCGGCCGCAGCGAGTACGGCGGCACGCCGCTGACCGTACGGCCGCAGGCCGGGGTGCTGCTGCGCGAGCTGCCCGCCGAGTTGCCGGTGTGGATGAGCCACGGCGACTGCGTGACCGAGGCGCCGACCGGGTTCACCGTGACGGCCGAGTCCGCGGGCGCGCCGGTGGCGGCGTTCGAGGACGTCGCCGGGCGTCGGGCCGGCGTGCAGTTCCACCCGGAGGTCCTGCACACCGCGCACGGGCAGACGGTGCTGACCCGCTTCCTGTACGACGTGGCAGGCATCGAGCCGACCTGGACGCCGGAGAACATCATCGACGACCAGGTGGCCCGGATCCGGGCCCAGGTCGGTGATAAGGAGGTCATCTGCGGGCTGTCCGGCGGCGTCGACTCCGCGGTGGCGGCGGCCCTGGTGCACAAGGCCGTCGGTGACCAGCTGACCTGTGTCTTCGTCGACCACGGACTGTTGCGGGCCGGCGAGGCAGAGCAGGTGGAGAAGGACTACGTCGCGGCGACCGGCATCAAGCTGAAGGTCGTCGACGCGGCCGACCGGTTCCTCGGCGCGCTCGACGGGGTCACCGACCCGGAGGACAAGCGCAAGATCATCGGGCGGGAGTTCATCCGGGTCTTCGAGGCCGCCGCCCGCGAGGTCGCCGCCGCCGGTGACGTCGAGTTCCTGGTGCAGGGCACGCTCTACCCCGACGTGGTCGAGTCCGGCGGCGGCACCGGCACCGCCAACATCAAGTCGCACCACAACGTCGGCGGGCTCCCCGACGATCTCCAGTTCTCGCTGGTCGAGCCGTTGCGCACCCTCTTCAAAGACGAGGTACGCACGCTCGGCCTGCAGTTGGGCCTGCCCGAGGCGATGGTCTGGCGGCACCCGTTCCCGGGCCCCGGGCTGGCCATCCGGATCATCGGCGCGGTCTCCCGGGACCGGCTGGAGGTGCTGCGCGCCGCCGACCTGATCGCCCGCGAGGAGCTTTCCGCCGCCGGCCTGGACCGCGACGTCTGGCAGTTCCCGGTGGTGCTGCTCGCCGACGTACGCAGCGTGGGCGTGCAGGGCGACGGCCGTACCTACGGCCACCCCGTGGTGCTGCGGCCGGTCTCCAGCGAGGACGCGATGACGGCCGACTGGTCCCGCCTGCCGTACGACGTCGTCGCCCGGATCTCCACCCGCATCACCAACGAGGTACCCGAGGTCAACCGGGTGGTGCTCGACGTGACGAGCAAGCCGCCGGGCACCATCGAGTGGGAGTGA
- a CDS encoding FAD-dependent oxidoreductase, which yields MRYDVVVIGSGFGGSVAALRLVEKGYSVAVLEAGRRFADQDLPRTSWRVHRFLWAPRLGWYGIQRVTLLRPARRGGGGGVLVLSGAGVGGGSLVYANTLYEPLPEFYDDPQWCHLADWRAELAPHYEQAKRMLGVTTYPVRTAADEVMRTVADRMGVGHTHRPTPVAVHLGRPGEVSADPYFGGVGPDRTGCLHCGACMTGCRHGAKNTLVKNYLWLAERLGARIRPRTTVTAVRPAPAGGYLVETVRTGPWPGRRRTVEADQVVFAAGALGTQRLLHTMRDSGALPGLSTRVGTLTRTNSEAILGASVPRPAARRRKLDFSRGVAITSSFHPDRQTHVEPVRYGPGSNLLGLLQSALVDGGPRRFRRWLGTLARQPLTSLRQLSVRDWSRRTVIALVMQSADNSLTTRQRRTWFGGRRLATGPGHGPPSPTWIPAGNTAARLLAREIGGIPGGAVTEAVDIPMTAHLLGGAVIGGSAGEGVIDPYHRVYGHPGLHVVDGSAVSANLGVNPALTITAQAERALSFWPNRGDPDPRPAPGAPYVRIAPVPPGNPAVPAGAPAAARR from the coding sequence ATGCGGTACGACGTCGTCGTCATCGGCTCCGGGTTTGGCGGCAGCGTAGCCGCATTACGCCTGGTGGAGAAGGGCTACTCGGTCGCGGTGTTGGAGGCCGGCCGCCGGTTCGCCGACCAGGACCTGCCCCGTACGTCGTGGCGTGTCCACCGGTTCCTCTGGGCGCCCCGCCTCGGCTGGTACGGCATCCAGCGGGTCACCCTGCTCCGGCCGGCCCGACGTGGCGGGGGCGGCGGGGTGCTGGTGCTGTCCGGCGCCGGGGTCGGCGGCGGGTCCCTCGTGTACGCCAACACGCTCTACGAGCCGCTGCCCGAGTTTTACGACGATCCGCAGTGGTGCCACCTCGCGGACTGGCGCGCCGAACTCGCCCCCCACTACGAGCAGGCGAAACGGATGCTCGGGGTGACGACGTATCCGGTGCGGACGGCCGCCGACGAGGTGATGCGGACGGTCGCGGACCGGATGGGGGTCGGGCACACCCACCGGCCGACGCCGGTCGCGGTCCACCTCGGCCGGCCGGGCGAGGTGAGCGCCGATCCCTACTTCGGGGGTGTGGGGCCGGACCGCACCGGCTGCCTGCACTGCGGCGCCTGCATGACCGGCTGCCGCCACGGTGCCAAGAACACCCTGGTCAAGAACTACCTGTGGCTGGCCGAACGACTCGGGGCCCGGATCCGTCCACGCACCACGGTCACCGCCGTACGTCCCGCTCCGGCGGGCGGCTACCTGGTGGAGACCGTACGCACCGGCCCCTGGCCCGGCCGGCGCCGGACGGTCGAGGCCGACCAGGTCGTCTTCGCCGCCGGAGCACTGGGCACCCAGCGGCTCCTGCACACGATGCGGGACAGCGGCGCGCTGCCCGGCCTTTCCACGCGGGTGGGCACGCTGACCCGGACCAACTCCGAGGCGATCCTCGGCGCGTCGGTGCCCCGGCCGGCGGCGCGGCGCCGGAAGTTGGACTTCAGCCGGGGCGTGGCGATCACCAGTTCCTTCCACCCCGACCGGCAGACCCACGTCGAGCCGGTCCGCTACGGGCCCGGGTCGAACCTGCTGGGACTGCTCCAGTCGGCGCTGGTCGACGGCGGGCCCCGGCGGTTCCGTCGCTGGCTGGGCACGCTGGCCCGGCAGCCGCTCACGTCGCTGCGGCAGCTCTCGGTGCGGGACTGGTCCCGCCGTACGGTGATCGCGCTCGTGATGCAGTCGGCGGACAACTCGCTGACCACGCGGCAGCGGCGGACCTGGTTCGGTGGCCGGCGGTTGGCGACCGGGCCGGGGCACGGGCCGCCCAGCCCGACCTGGATCCCGGCCGGCAACACCGCGGCCCGGCTGCTGGCGCGGGAGATCGGCGGGATCCCCGGCGGCGCGGTCACCGAGGCGGTGGACATCCCGATGACGGCGCACCTTCTCGGCGGTGCGGTGATCGGCGGCAGTGCCGGTGAGGGGGTGATCGACCCCTACCACCGGGTGTACGGCCACCCGGGGCTGCACGTGGTCGACGGGTCGGCGGTGTCGGCGAATCTCGGCGTCAACCCGGCTCTGACGATCACCGCCCAGGCGGAGCGGGCGCTGTCGTTCTGGCCCAACCGGGGCGATCCGGATCCTCGTCCGGCACCCGGTGCGCCGTACGTCCGGATCGCGCCGGTGCCGCCCGGCAACCCGGCGGTCCCGGCCGGCGCCCCGGCGGCGGCGCGCCGCTGA
- a CDS encoding LCP family protein, with product MAVAAVAGLLGGAVVVVDRYLERRYPISTADLFGPSGTASASGGGTPTASPTPRPGADITGPLDILLVGIDTRESVPDWQPNADAIMILRMDADLTGGQLVALPRDLLVDIPAFPATNYRGGQSKLNAAMAYGSRQRDGGEPDIARGFELLARTVGDYTGIDEFDAGAVLNFRGFRELVDAVGGVDLRVDHRVASAHMRPDGTHRPAAAGGGYTGPQMVYEPGVRRFNGWQALDYARQRYDLPNGAYDRQRHHQQLIKALLREVLSQRLATDPLAVDRVLTALGDALVFDGRGQRPVDFAFALSNLRPDQLTLVALPGSAVGQGAGYRGEELGQLGRRYLAELRAGRGAQFLAENPSLVIES from the coding sequence GTGGCGGTCGCCGCCGTCGCCGGACTGCTCGGTGGCGCCGTGGTCGTCGTCGACCGGTACCTGGAGCGGCGCTATCCGATCTCGACCGCCGACCTGTTCGGGCCGTCCGGCACGGCGAGCGCGTCAGGCGGCGGCACCCCGACCGCCAGCCCCACCCCGCGCCCCGGCGCCGACATCACCGGTCCGCTCGACATCCTGCTGGTCGGCATCGACACCCGGGAGAGCGTGCCGGACTGGCAGCCCAACGCCGACGCGATCATGATCCTGCGGATGGACGCCGACCTGACCGGCGGCCAACTGGTCGCCCTCCCCCGCGACCTGCTCGTCGACATCCCCGCCTTCCCGGCCACCAACTACCGGGGCGGCCAGAGCAAGCTCAACGCCGCGATGGCGTACGGCAGCCGGCAGCGCGACGGCGGCGAGCCGGACATCGCCCGGGGCTTCGAACTCCTGGCCCGTACGGTCGGCGACTACACCGGGATCGACGAGTTCGACGCCGGCGCGGTGCTGAACTTCCGGGGCTTCCGCGAACTCGTTGACGCGGTCGGCGGCGTCGACCTGCGCGTCGACCACCGGGTCGCGTCGGCCCACATGCGTCCCGACGGCACCCACCGACCCGCCGCGGCGGGCGGCGGCTACACCGGCCCGCAGATGGTCTACGAGCCGGGGGTACGACGGTTCAACGGCTGGCAGGCCCTCGACTACGCCCGCCAGCGGTACGACCTGCCGAACGGCGCGTACGACCGGCAGCGCCACCACCAGCAGTTGATCAAGGCTCTGCTGCGCGAGGTGCTGTCCCAGCGGTTGGCGACCGATCCGCTGGCCGTCGACCGGGTGCTGACCGCGCTCGGCGACGCGCTGGTCTTCGACGGCCGGGGGCAGCGGCCCGTCGACTTCGCCTTCGCCCTGAGCAACCTGCGGCCGGATCAACTGACCCTCGTCGCGCTGCCCGGCTCGGCGGTCGGCCAGGGCGCCGGCTACCGCGGCGAGGAACTCGGCCAGCTCGGCCGGCGGTACCTCGCCGAGCTACGGGCCGGCCGGGGTGCACAGTTCCTGGCCGAGAACCCGTCGCTGGTGATCGAGAGCTGA
- a CDS encoding M1 family metallopeptidase — MTTRTARAAGAAALVVVLATSGCTGLPGAGGTPVTFEAGADGIGDPYFPTYGNGGYDVVSYGLKLRYDPAGDQLGGTATITATATANLSRFNLDLVGLTVSEVTVDGTVAGHAREGDELVITPESGLRRDSRFVVEVDYAGTPGTVRSPDLGEGGFINTDDGAIALGQPESASTWFPVNDHPLDKATYDIEITVPEGLSALSNGVPGGTSTADGWTTWKWSERAPMASYLTTLVIGDYRVSSGTHAGKPIVTAVAAELPTTYADPAMARTGEIADYLATLFGPYPFDSYGGIVVADSRIGYALETQSRPVYGPSFFRRDTGEWVVAHELAHQWFGDSVSIHHWRDIWLNEGFASYAEWLWEEHDGGRTAQANFADEYAQTDWSQPTGDPGRSGIFSRAVYKRGALTVHALRRTVGDDAFFRLLKTWTAEKRDGNATTAEFVAVAERVTGKSLRPFFDDWLYGTTAPPVP; from the coding sequence ATGACGACCAGAACCGCCCGGGCGGCGGGCGCCGCCGCGCTGGTGGTGGTGCTCGCCACCAGCGGGTGCACGGGGCTGCCCGGTGCCGGTGGGACACCGGTCACCTTCGAGGCCGGGGCCGACGGCATCGGCGACCCCTACTTCCCGACATACGGCAACGGCGGGTACGACGTCGTCAGCTACGGCCTGAAGCTGCGCTACGACCCGGCCGGCGACCAGCTCGGCGGCACCGCCACCATCACCGCCACCGCGACCGCCAACCTGTCCCGGTTCAACCTCGACCTCGTCGGGCTCACCGTCTCCGAGGTCACCGTCGACGGGACCGTGGCCGGCCATGCCCGCGAGGGCGACGAACTGGTGATCACGCCGGAGTCCGGCCTGCGCCGGGACTCCCGGTTCGTGGTCGAGGTCGACTACGCCGGCACCCCCGGTACGGTGCGCAGCCCCGACCTCGGCGAGGGCGGTTTCATCAACACCGACGACGGGGCGATCGCGCTCGGCCAGCCCGAGTCGGCCAGCACCTGGTTCCCGGTCAACGACCACCCCCTCGACAAGGCGACGTACGACATCGAGATCACCGTGCCGGAGGGGCTGAGCGCGCTCAGCAACGGGGTGCCGGGCGGCACCTCGACCGCCGACGGCTGGACCACCTGGAAGTGGTCGGAGCGCGCGCCGATGGCGAGCTACCTGACCACCCTGGTCATCGGCGACTACCGGGTCAGCAGCGGCACCCACGCCGGCAAGCCGATCGTCACCGCGGTCGCCGCCGAGCTGCCGACGACGTACGCCGACCCGGCGATGGCGCGTACCGGTGAGATCGCCGACTATCTCGCCACCCTGTTCGGCCCGTACCCGTTCGACTCGTACGGCGGGATCGTCGTCGCCGACAGCCGGATCGGCTACGCCCTGGAGACGCAGTCCCGTCCGGTCTACGGCCCGTCGTTCTTCCGCCGGGACACCGGTGAGTGGGTGGTCGCGCACGAACTGGCCCACCAGTGGTTCGGCGACAGCGTCTCGATCCACCACTGGCGGGACATCTGGCTCAACGAGGGCTTCGCCAGCTACGCCGAGTGGCTGTGGGAGGAGCACGACGGCGGCCGTACCGCGCAGGCCAACTTCGCCGACGAGTACGCCCAGACCGACTGGAGCCAGCCGACCGGTGACCCCGGCCGGTCCGGGATCTTCAGCCGGGCGGTCTACAAACGGGGCGCGCTGACCGTGCACGCGCTCCGCCGTACGGTCGGCGACGACGCGTTCTTCCGGCTGTTGAAGACCTGGACGGCCGAGAAGCGGGACGGCAACGCCACCACCGCCGAGTTCGTCGCCGTCGCCGAGCGGGTCACCGGCAAGTCGCTGCGCCCGTTCTTCGACGACTGGCTCTACGGCACCACCGCGCCGCCGGTTCCGTGA
- a CDS encoding GuaB3 family IMP dehydrogenase-related protein, translating to MRDVVEIGSGKTAQRGYHLDDIAIVPSRRTRDVDDVSTAWQLDAYPFRIPCVAHPSDATMSPASAVALGQLGGLGVLNVEGLWTRYENPDKVLEELSTLDEDAPATKRLQEAYAEPIRPDLIAERVRQMREGGSTVAVRVSPQHTLALAPVILDAGVDILVIQGTIVSAEHVSTTDEPLNLKEFIADLDLPVVVGGCTDYKTALHLMRTGAAGVIVGVGADEWSTTDTVLGIRVPMATAIADAAAARRDYLDETGGRYVHLIADGDLQTSGDIAKALGCGADAVMIGEPLAMCDEAPASGAWWHSAASHPQLPRGAFGVAGQSLGSMEKLLYGPSDDPDGQLNLFGGLRRAMAKCGYRDLKEFQKVGLVIDK from the coding sequence GTGCGTGACGTGGTCGAGATCGGGTCGGGTAAGACCGCGCAGCGCGGCTACCACCTCGACGACATCGCGATCGTGCCGAGCCGACGTACCCGCGACGTCGACGACGTCTCGACCGCCTGGCAGCTCGACGCCTACCCATTCCGGATCCCGTGCGTGGCGCACCCGTCCGACGCGACCATGAGCCCGGCCTCGGCGGTCGCGCTCGGTCAGCTCGGCGGCCTCGGCGTGCTCAACGTCGAAGGGCTGTGGACCCGCTACGAGAACCCGGACAAGGTGCTCGAGGAGCTGTCGACGCTCGACGAGGACGCGCCGGCCACGAAGCGGCTCCAGGAGGCGTACGCCGAACCGATCCGGCCGGACCTCATCGCCGAGCGGGTCCGGCAGATGCGCGAGGGCGGGAGCACCGTCGCCGTACGGGTGTCGCCCCAGCACACCCTCGCCCTCGCCCCGGTCATCCTCGACGCCGGCGTCGACATCCTGGTCATCCAGGGCACCATCGTCTCCGCCGAGCACGTCTCGACCACCGACGAGCCGCTCAACCTCAAGGAGTTCATCGCCGACCTCGACCTGCCGGTCGTGGTGGGCGGCTGCACCGACTACAAGACGGCGCTGCACCTGATGCGGACCGGCGCGGCCGGCGTGATCGTCGGCGTCGGCGCCGACGAGTGGTCGACGACCGACACCGTGCTCGGCATCCGGGTGCCGATGGCGACCGCGATCGCCGACGCGGCCGCGGCCCGCCGTGACTACCTCGACGAGACCGGCGGGCGCTACGTCCACCTCATCGCTGACGGTGACCTGCAGACCTCCGGCGACATCGCGAAGGCGCTCGGCTGCGGCGCCGACGCCGTCATGATCGGCGAGCCGCTCGCGATGTGCGACGAGGCACCCGCTTCCGGCGCCTGGTGGCACTCGGCGGCGAGCCACCCGCAGCTGCCGCGTGGCGCGTTCGGGGTTGCCGGTCAGTCGCTCGGCTCGATGGAGAAGCTGCTGTACGGCCCGTCCGACGACCCGGACGGCCAGCTCAACCTCTTCGGCGGCCTGCGCCGGGCAATGGCCAAGTGCGGCTACCGCGACCTGAAGGAGTTCCAGAAGGTCGGCCTGGTCATCGACAAGTGA
- the guaB gene encoding IMP dehydrogenase: protein MNGHASDRVDASSTGPAPERIVPLGLTFDDVLLQPGESDVVPSRVNTITRLTRNVEIAIPLASSAMDTVTEARMAIAMARQGGIGVLHRNLSLEDQALQVDLVKRSEAGMITNPVTASPDDTLRDVDALCGRYRISGVPVVDAEGILVGIVTNRDMRFETDTNIPVRQIMTPMPLVTAEVGVSKEQALALLRQHKVEKLPLVDRTGRLRGLITVKDFTKSEQFPNATKDSSGRLRVAAAVGVGDDAYKRARALIDAAVDVVIVDTAHGHQRAVLDMVRLLKKETTVDVVGGNVATYAGAKALVDAGADGVKVGVGPGAICTTRIVAGVGVPQITAIMEAARACRPAGVPVIGDGGIQYSGDIAKALVAGADSVMLGSLLAGCEESPGELLFINGKQFKSYRGMGSLGAMQSRGQARSYSKDRYFQQDVLNEDKLVPEGVEGQVPYRGPLAAVAHQLVGGLRAAMGYVGAEGIRDLHERGQLVRITAAGLKESHPHDIQMTVEALNYHTR, encoded by the coding sequence GTGAACGGTCATGCGTCGGACCGGGTCGACGCCAGCTCGACGGGTCCGGCACCCGAGCGGATCGTGCCGCTCGGCCTGACCTTCGACGACGTGCTCCTGCAGCCCGGCGAGTCCGACGTCGTGCCGAGCCGGGTCAACACGATCACCCGGCTGACCCGCAACGTCGAGATCGCCATTCCGCTCGCGTCCAGTGCGATGGACACCGTGACCGAGGCCCGGATGGCGATCGCCATGGCCCGCCAGGGCGGCATCGGTGTGCTGCACCGCAACCTCTCGCTGGAAGACCAGGCACTTCAGGTCGACCTCGTCAAGCGGTCCGAGGCCGGCATGATCACCAATCCGGTGACCGCCAGCCCCGACGACACCCTGCGCGACGTCGACGCCCTCTGCGGGCGCTACCGGATCTCCGGCGTGCCGGTCGTCGACGCCGAGGGCATCCTGGTCGGCATCGTCACCAACCGCGACATGCGGTTCGAGACCGACACCAACATCCCGGTCCGCCAGATCATGACGCCGATGCCACTGGTCACCGCCGAGGTCGGGGTCTCCAAGGAACAGGCCCTGGCCCTGCTGCGTCAGCACAAGGTGGAGAAGCTCCCGCTGGTCGACCGGACCGGGCGGCTGCGCGGGTTGATCACCGTCAAGGACTTCACCAAGAGCGAGCAGTTCCCCAACGCGACCAAGGACAGCTCCGGCCGGCTGCGGGTCGCCGCCGCCGTCGGGGTGGGCGACGACGCGTACAAGCGGGCCCGGGCCCTGATCGACGCCGCCGTCGACGTGGTGATCGTCGACACGGCGCACGGCCACCAGCGTGCCGTGCTCGACATGGTGCGGCTGCTGAAGAAGGAGACCACGGTCGACGTGGTCGGCGGCAACGTGGCGACGTACGCCGGCGCCAAGGCGCTGGTCGACGCCGGTGCCGACGGGGTCAAGGTCGGGGTCGGCCCCGGCGCCATCTGCACCACCCGGATCGTGGCCGGGGTCGGCGTACCCCAGATCACCGCGATCATGGAGGCGGCCCGCGCCTGCCGGCCGGCCGGCGTACCGGTGATCGGCGACGGCGGCATCCAGTACTCCGGAGACATCGCCAAGGCGCTGGTCGCCGGCGCCGACTCGGTCATGCTCGGCAGCCTGCTCGCCGGCTGCGAGGAGAGCCCCGGGGAACTGTTGTTCATCAACGGCAAGCAGTTCAAGTCCTACCGCGGCATGGGTTCGCTCGGCGCGATGCAGTCGCGCGGCCAGGCCCGGTCGTACTCCAAGGACCGCTACTTCCAGCAGGACGTGCTCAACGAGGACAAGCTGGTCCCCGAGGGCGTCGAGGGCCAGGTGCCCTACCGTGGCCCGCTGGCCGCGGTCGCCCACCAGCTCGTCGGCGGCCTGCGCGCGGCCATGGGCTACGTCGGCGCCGAAGGTATCCGTGACCTGCACGAGCGGGGCCAGCTCGTCCGGATCACCGCGGCCGGGCTCAAGGAGAGCCACCCGCACGACATCCAGATGACCGTCGAAGCCCTCAATTACCACACCCGATAG